From Sander vitreus isolate 19-12246 chromosome 5, sanVit1, whole genome shotgun sequence:
GTagtctcatttttttttccttcatttaaTTTGGCATctaaaaacagcagaaaaacatAAAGTACAAACAGTGCAATTTCATCTCATGTCAAACCAGTTATGAAACTactttatatatacacaaatgTTATAAATATGGTAATATcgcagacaaaaagaaaatatatgcaCAATGGATGATAAGGCTGCTTACTTGTTGAAGTTGTTTTATTTGTGAACAAAGAGCCATGCAGCGATCATTCACAGCTTTCAGGGCACtgagaaaaacacaagtgtATGATACAATCATCaaaaaatagtcaaaaaaataaatgtatgtcaGTTGTCAGTATGTTGTAAATTGACTTACACTGCCTCTGAATCATTCTGTTTCAGTTTTTCTCCAATAGCATGCCACATCTGCATTCTGAAAGACAACAGTTAAATCAATGATTGGTCCAAAGTTTACTGCTTCTTGATTACACTTCCATACATCTTATATAGTGGGGAAGTCCCTCATCACAAAGGACAAGGCATCGGTTTACCTGTGCAGTGTCAATGTGCTGTTAAAATTAATTGTCTTGACTCTTTCCATCTCATTGACATAATCTGGCCTGCAacatttaatgaaaaataaatgttaatacattttgaaaccAACTCTAATCTTCCATTTGGTTTACATTTTAGATAAACATTAATAGGGTTATTTCAAATACTCACAAGTCTCTCTCAGCTTCAGATGTGCTGCATGATCTCTTACTTTTTCCTGTTACAGGAAACAATAGTAATGCTTGGTTTGTGCACTTAATGAAAATGCAATATGATGGGGAAATGCACATAGTTATATACCTGCTTGGAGCTGTACTGCCATCTCAAAGCACTGGTTGGACATCTGTTGTTTTATTCTGTAAACAGTAATTTCAGCCATTTTAAAgtttgtaattgttttatgACAAGAGGTAAAGTGCTGTCATGGGCATACAACAAGTGGATGGAACGTTTAGGTGTTGGGGTGTTATTCATCAAATAAAATAGCACTCCATTATTTATTGTAAACTGCATAATAATAGAAGTGTTAAAGCAGATGTGGAGGTAGAACCTCAGCATGTCTTGAGGCAAGGCATCTTTCTGTCCGGTGGAGCTGTCAGGAGAAGGACCGTTATTCAGTGCCACAGCCTCCACCATGTTGTCAGATGGGTCCATGACAAAACAGTGAAGGCACCTAAAGAGAGACAAATCAACTCAGATAAAATGTCAGATCACCTGGGTTTGTTCGAAGGAGCTTAAACAAGGTAATATTGTTGACCCAAAAGAGTGAATTACTACTTATGAGGTATTGAATTCGCTAAACTAATATCCAAGCAAAAACAATCATGCAGGAGAATGACACTGAATagtaaatgaaagaaaattgtAGGGTAAATCTAATTCTTACTACAGTACAAGGTTAATATGAAAAGGCAAACACACCAAGTGAAAATATAATCGTCAGAAACTAATGAACTAGTgtacatgaaaataaaaagtcacTGACTTGGTTTGGTTTGTAGAATTAAACAATTTGGTGTTACGTCC
This genomic window contains:
- the cenph gene encoding centromere protein H — its product is MDPSDNMVEAVALNNGPSPDSSTGQKDALPQDMLRIKQQMSNQCFEMAVQLQAGKSKRSCSTSEAERDLPDYVNEMERVKTINFNSTLTLHRMQMWHAIGEKLKQNDSEAVALKAVNDRCMALCSQIKQLQQESRDLQDEITEIQKKRLEMKRLTHEKMKAMEELMSKKEHPDTEKYKAVLEKGQANLEKYKKMVIMAQNVLRGILLACKVNWLDDPKLRDIAMSLEDFPISD